A single region of the Sphaeramia orbicularis chromosome 6, fSphaOr1.1, whole genome shotgun sequence genome encodes:
- the chmp1a gene encoding charged multivesicular body protein 1a — translation MDDTLFQLKFTSKQLERLAKKAEKESEKEQAKVKKALQQKNVDCARVYAENAIRKKNEGINWLRMASRVDAVASKVQTAVTMKGVTKNMGQVTKALDKALGSMDLQKVSAVMDKFETQVQNLDVHTSVMEDSMSSATTLTTPQDQVDDLIHQIAEESGLEVMDQLNQLPEGATSVGAESARSQDKEDQLSRRLAALRN, via the exons ATGGACG ATACACTCTTCCAGTTAAAG TTTACCTCCAAGCAACTGGAGCGACTGGCCAAAAAGGCAGAGAAGGAATCTGAAAAGGAACAAGCCAAAGTCAAGAAG GCTCTGCAGCAGAAAAATGTGGACTGTGCCCGAGTGTATGCAGAGAATGCCATCCGGAAAAAAAACGAAGGCATTAATTGGCTGCGCATGGCGTCTCGAGTCGACGCGGTGGCCTCTAAAGTTCAGACCGCCGTCACCATGAAGGGA GTGACCAAAAACATGGGCCAGGTGACGAAAGCATTGGACAAAGCTCTGGGTTCCATGGACCTGCAGAAGGTTTCAGCAGTTATGGATAAATTTGAAACCCAGGTCCAGAACCTGGATGTCCACACCTCA GTGATGGAGGACTCCATGAGCTCAGCCACGACCCTGACCACGCCACAGGATCAGGTGGATGACCTGATCCACCAGATAGCGGAGGAGAGCGGCCTGGAGGTGATGGACCAGCTGAACCAGCTGCCGGAGGGGGCCACCTCAGTGGGCGCAGAGAGCGCACGAAGCCAGGACAAAGAGGACCAGCTGTCCAGACG aTTGGCTGCTCTGCGGAACTGA